A portion of the Patagioenas fasciata isolate bPatFas1 chromosome W, bPatFas1.hap1, whole genome shotgun sequence genome contains these proteins:
- the LOC139826344 gene encoding uncharacterized protein, which yields MGQNISSEEEAIVKILLHILSMRGLKYEESNIRRLLVCCRTNGYPTEAEKAFKIEFWDDIGQKLWDKVSDGDKEAKSLATTWKLIISNLKEFKAERAAVTGIFAALQPDKNSKNNCEAYPVRVFDTLLTPSPVVPSAPPMIQQSGAEGGKLPSGWPPVPSHDPRETKKSKELESDNLSKGLVKVENAKVVNKCNINSFTDLCPPSPLSILLTPTREQKEPPDKNWAKELCERSDQLLASESNGQQYQAMREVPETNKAAKSFATVNQGPNENYMQFIDRLQETINKQIENLEVKEALVLKLAAENANVCYQHVICEFYSTN from the coding sequence atggggcagaatatatcctcagaggaagaagctatagttaagatcctcctgcatattctctctatgagaggacttaaatacgaagaaagtaacatacgtagactgttggtttgctgtagaactaacggctacccgacagaagctgagaaagcttttaaaattgaattttgggatgatatagggcagaaattatgggataaggttagcgacggagataaagaagctaaatcattagcgactacatggaagcttataatttccaacttaaaagaatttaaggctgagcgggctgcggttactggaatttttgcagcgttacagcctgataagaactctaaaaataactgtgaagcttacccagttcgtgttttcgataccctccttactccatcccctgttgtgccttcggcacccccgatgatacaacagtctggggcggagggaggaaaattaccaagtggatggcctcctgtaccatcacacgaccctagagagaccaagaagtccaaagaactggagtcagataatttgtcaaaaggactggtgaaagttgagaatgctaaagtcgtaaataagtgtaatatcaattcttttactgatttgtgtccgccttcaccgctttctatccttctaactcctacaagagaacagaaggagccgccggataagaactgggcaaaagaactgtgtgaaagatcagatcagctattagcgagtgaatccaacggtcagcaatatcaagctatgagagaggtgcctgaaaccaacaaagcagccaaatcatttgcaactgttaatcagggtcccaatgagaattacatgcaatttattgaccgccttcaagagaccatcaataagcagattgaaaacttagaagttaaggaagcactggtgttgaaattagcagcagagaatgctaatgtttgctatcagcatgttatttgtgagttttacagtacaaattag